A portion of the Eubacterium maltosivorans genome contains these proteins:
- the rpmE gene encoding 50S ribosomal protein L31, whose product MKKGIHPEYGKSVVKCACGNTFETGSVKPELKVEICSACHPFFTGKQKLVDTGGRVERFNRKYGKKGE is encoded by the coding sequence ATGAAAAAAGGTATCCACCCAGAATACGGTAAATCCGTTGTTAAATGCGCATGTGGTAATACATTTGAAACAGGTTCTGTTAAACCGGAACTGAAGGTTGAAATCTGTTCAGCTTGCCATCCTTTCTTTACTGGTAAACAGAAATTAGTAGATACAGGTGGTCGTGTAGAACGATTCAACAGAAAATACGGCAAAAAAGGCGAATAA
- the prmC gene encoding peptide chain release factor N(5)-glutamine methyltransferase — protein sequence MNESRFLVTGFFIVKNRMNTIKELIEAGSTRLAQCGSVSPRLDAEVLLASVLNCARITFYSDPQKAVSFEDAEEYRSRIDRRALLEPVAYITGEKEFMGLVFHVSPDVLIPRPDTESLVEAILERVIPQIKQDTGKPRVLDLCTGSGAIGLSLKFFDPSAVVTLTDISGRALKVAAENARNLGFSNITMVESDLFKGLSKTEPFDLIVSNPPYIPDGIIPTLQRDIVDYEPMLALSGGVTGYDLYERIAGEAGPYLRKGGAIVLEVGNAQEVRVAELLEAQGFGAITMVPDLTGAVRGVVAWKE from the coding sequence ATGAATGAAAGTCGGTTCCTGGTAACCGGCTTTTTTATTGTGAAAAACAGGATGAATACTATTAAAGAACTCATAGAAGCGGGGAGTACAAGGCTTGCGCAGTGCGGGTCTGTAAGCCCAAGGCTGGATGCCGAGGTGCTTTTGGCATCAGTGCTGAACTGTGCGCGTATCACTTTTTACAGTGACCCTCAAAAGGCGGTAAGTTTTGAAGACGCCGAGGAGTACCGCAGCCGCATTGACCGTCGGGCGCTCCTTGAACCAGTGGCTTACATCACCGGTGAAAAAGAATTTATGGGATTGGTTTTTCATGTTTCGCCAGATGTGCTTATTCCGAGGCCGGATACGGAATCACTGGTAGAGGCGATTCTCGAAAGGGTAATTCCACAGATCAAGCAGGATACCGGAAAGCCGCGTGTGCTTGATTTGTGTACGGGAAGCGGTGCGATCGGCCTCTCACTGAAATTTTTTGACCCAAGTGCGGTGGTTACCCTCACGGATATTTCGGGCAGAGCGCTGAAGGTGGCAGCAGAAAACGCCCGGAATTTAGGCTTTTCAAACATTACGATGGTAGAGAGCGATCTTTTTAAAGGCCTTTCGAAAACAGAGCCTTTTGACCTGATTGTATCCAATCCGCCTTATATTCCTGATGGCATTATCCCAACGCTGCAAAGAGATATTGTGGATTATGAGCCAATGCTGGCGCTTTCAGGCGGTGTGACAGGATATGATCTCTATGAGCGTATTGCGGGGGAAGCGGGCCCTTACTTAAGAAAAGGCGGCGCGATTGTTCTTGAGGTTGGCAATGCCCAGGAGGTAAGAGTCGCGGAGCTTCTTGAAGCACAGGGCTTTGGCGCCATAACGATGGTCCCTGACCTGACAGGAGCGGTGCGCGGAGTTGTCGCTTGGAAAGAATAA